The genomic interval TTGAATATACATGGGTACCCAGATATGAGGTTGAAAAAGGATATAACCATCTAAAGAGATTCTTCTCTGCATTCTCAAAGATCCTGCCAAGGGCTATAGAGTATATAAATGCATGTGACTACGATATAGAAGGATCCGTTATAGGTTATATGATAATAAAGAGATGGGGCAATATATCTAAGATGAAGAGGATGAAATTCTCATCCCTAGTAGAGGAGGAGCTTAGAAGAAGTTTCAAAAATCTCGAACCCCCAGATCTA from Sulfolobales archaeon carries:
- a CDS encoding toprim domain-containing protein, whose product is MSKDICSRGCTAIIAEKPRAAAKIANALSYGKAKKILIDGVPIWVFNQNGREYVVIPAAGHLFSIDTDKPGIPVFEYTWVPRYEVEKGYNHLKRFFSAFSKILPRAIEYINACDYDIEGSVIGYMIIKRWGNISKMKRMKFSSLVEEELRRSFKNLEPPDL